Genomic window (Xylanimonas protaetiae):
TTCGACGAGCTCGTCGCCTCGCGCGCGGACCGGCTGCGCGCCGCCGTCGTCATCGGCGTCGACCCGGAGCCGTTCACAGACGCGCTCGGCCGACACGCGCCCGAGATCCCCGTGGTCGTGGTCGACCCCGGAGAGACTGACTCCGTGATGCGCCGCGCCGTCGAGGCGGCACGGTCCCTCGCCCAGCCGGGCGACACCGTGCTCCTCGCCCCGGCCGGCGCCTCGCAGGACCAGTTCCGCTCGTACGCGCAGCGGGGCGACGCCTTCGCCGCGGCGGTGGAGGCGATGCGGTAGCGGGAGAGGTCAGCATGGCGGTCACCACGAGCACGGGCTCCGGCACCCACGAGCGGCAGTGGCTCGGCCAGTGGAACTCCGCCGTCACGTCCTACTACTCGCTGACCGGCGCGACGGGGCTGCTGCTCGTCGTCGGCCTGATCATGGTGCTGTCGAGCTCGACCATCACCTCGATCGCCGCGGGCCACTCGCCGTACGCCGAGTTCGTGCGCCAGGGGCAGTTCTTCCTCATGGGGCTGCCCGTGATGATCGTCGCGGCCCGGCTGCCCGTGCGCTGGTACAAGCGGTTCGCCTGGCCCGCGCTCCTCGTGGCGCTCGGCCTGCAGTCCCTGACCCTGATCCCCGCGCTGGCCCGCACGCAGGGCGGCAACTCCGGCTGGATCTCCCTGGGCGGCTTCACCATGCAGCCCGCCGAGGTGGGCAAGCTCGCCCTCACGATCTGGCTCGGCCACGTCCTGGGGCGCAAGCAGCGGATGCTCGGCAAGTGGAGCCACACGCTGCTCCCCGCCGCCCCGGGCGCCGTGCTCGTCATCGGGCTCGTCCTGCTCGGGCACGACCTCGGCACGGCGCTCGTCGTCTGCGGGCTCGTGCTCGGGGCGTTCTGGGTGGCGGGCGCACCGGCCCGCCTGCTTGCCCTCGGTGGTGGCATGGCCGCGGTGATCGTCGGCTACGTGTTCGTCCTGGGCTCCAGCAACCGCGTCAGCCGCATCCTGGCTGCCTACGACCCGAACTGCGACGTCACGAGCATCTGCTACCAGACGCAGCACGGCCTCTTCGCGCTCGGCACGGGCGGCCTGTTCGGCGTCGGGCTCGGGGCCAGCCGCGAGAAGTGGCGCTACCTGCCCGAGGCGCACAACGACTTCATCTACGCCATCATCGGCGAGGAGCTCGGCCTGTTCGGCACCCTCATGGTGCTCGGCCTGTTCGTCGCCCTCGGCATCGCGATGAGCCGCGTCGTGCGCCGCCACCCCGACCCCTTCGTGAAGATCACGACGGCCGCCGTGGCGTGCTGGGTGGTGGGCCAGGCGTTCATCAACATCGGCGTCGTCATCGGGATCATCCCGGTCATCGGCGTGCCGCTGCCGCTCGTGTCCGCGGGCGGCTCCGCCCTGGTGACCACCATGGCCGCGCTCGGCATGGTCATCTCGTTCGCGCGCTCCGAGCCGGGCGCCGCCGAGGCGCTCGCGGCGCGGGGCAGCGTGGTGCGCCGCTCGCTGGCCGTGCTCGGCGTCCGGCGGAGGCCCGGCCGGCGGCGGTGACCCCCCGCGGCTCCCGGTAGGGTCGTCGTCTGTGAGTGACAGCCCCGTCCAGTCCGTCGTGCTCGCCGGCGGTGGTACCGCCGGCCACGTGAACCCCCTGCTCGCCGTCGCGGACGAGCTCCGCGCCCGGGAGCCCGGGGCCAAGGTGCTCGTGCTCGGCACGACGACGGGCCTTGAGGCCGACCTCGTGCCCGCGCGCGGCTACCCCCTGTGGCCCGTGCCCCGCGTGCCGCTGCCGCGCCGCCCCTCCGCCGACCTGCTGACGCTGCCCGGCAAGCTCAGCGCCGCGGTCAAGGCCGCCGAGGCCGCGATCGACCAGATCGACGCGCAGGCCGTCGTCGGGTTCGGCGGGTACGTCTCCACGCCCGCCTACCTCGCCGCCCGGCGCCGCGGCGTGCCCGTGGTCATCCACGAGCAGAACGCCCGTCCCGGCCTCGCGAACAAGCTCGGCGCCCGCTGGGCCGCGCGCGTGGGCCTGACGTTCGAGGGCACCGCGCTGCGCGGCGGCGTCGTCACGGGCCTGCCGCTGCGGCGCGAGATCGCCGCGCTCGTGGACCAGCGCGACGCCGACGCCGCGGGCACGCGCGTCGCGGCCGCCGACGCCCTGGGCCTCGACCCCACCCGGCCCACCCTGCTCGTCACCGGCGGCTCGTCGGGCGCGCTGAGCGTCAACGCGGCCGTCGTCGGGGCGGCCGCGGAGCTGCTGGCCGCCGGCGCCCAGGTGCTGCACCTGACCGGCCGCGGCAAGGACGGGCCGGTCCGCGAGGCGCTGGCCCGCATCGACCCGCTCACCGACACCGACCGCTACCACGTGCGTGAGTACCTCTCCGAGATGCACCACGCGCTCGCCGTCGCCGACCTCGTCGTCGCCCGCTCCGGCGCCGGCACGGTGTGCGAGCTCGCCGCCCTCGGCATCCCGGCCGTGTACGTGCCGCTGCCCGTCGGCAACGGCGAGCAGCGCCTCAACGCGACGCCGCTCGTCCGCGCCGGCGGCGGCCTGCTGGTCGACGACGCCGACCTCACGCCCGCGTGGGTCGCCGCGCACGTGCCCGCCCTCCTGGCCGACACCGCCCGCCTCGCCGCGATGGCGGAGGCCGCCCGGTCGACGGGCGTGCGCGACGCCGCCGCCCGCGTCGCCGACCTCGTCGAGCAGGCCGTCGCGGAGGCGGGCCGATGAGCGCCGCCCTCCCGGTCGAGCACCTCGGCCGCGTCCACCTCATCGGCGTCGGCGGCGCGGGCGTCTCCGTCGTCGCGCGGCTCCTCGCCGCCTGCGGCGTCGACGTCCAGGGCTCCGACGCCGCCGACGGCCCCGCGCTCGCCGCGCTGCGCGAGGACGGCGTGCGCGTCTGGGTCGGCCACGACGCCGCCCACGTCGTCGGCGCGGACGGCAGCCCGCTGGTCGACACCGTCGTCGTCTCCTCCGCGGTGCGCGAGACCAACCCCGAGCTCGCCGCCGCGCGCGCCGCCGGGATCCGCGTGCTGCACCGCTCCGAGGCGCTCGCCTCGCTCATGCTCGGGCAGCGCGCCGTCGCCGTCGCGGGCGCCCACGGCAAGACGACGACGTCCGCGATGGTCGCCACCGTGCTGCGCGCGGCCGGCGTCGACGCGTCCTTCGCCATCGGGGGCACCGTGCGGGTGCGCGCCGACGACGGGTCCGTCACCGCCGTCCCCGGCGGGCACCGCGGCACGTCCGACGTGCTCGTCGCCGAGGCCGACGAGTCCGACGGCTCCTTCCTGAACTACGCCCCGACGGTCGCCGTCGTCACCAACGTCGAGCCCGACCACCTCGACCACTACGGCACGCGTGAGGCCTTCGACGCCGCGTTCGTCGCCTTCGCCGGCCGCCTGCGCCCCGGCGGCGTCCTGGTCGCGTGCGCGGACGACGCCGGCGCCACGGCGCTCGCGGCCGCGCACCGCGCGAACGGCGGCACCGTCGTCACGTACGGGACGACGCCGGACGCCGACGTCGTGGTGCGCGACGTCGTCTCGGGCGCGGACGGCGCCTCGGCCACCGTGAGCGGCGGCCCGCTGGGCGATGCGCCGCAGCCGCTGCGCCTGGCGGTCGCCGGCGCGCACAACGTCCTCAACGCCGCCGCGGCCGTCGTCACGGCGGCGCTGCTCGGCACGCCGGCCGCCGACGCCGTCGCGGGCGCGTCCGCGTTCGTGGGCACGGGCCGGCGCTTCGAGCCGCGCGGCGCGGCCGGCGACGTCCGCGTCGTCGACGACTACGCCCACCACCCCACGGAGATCGAGGCGCTGCTGCGCGCGGCGCGGCCCGTGGCCGGCGACGGCCGCGTGCTGGTGCTGTTCCAGCCGCACCTCTACTCGCGCACGCGCATCTTCGCCGACCGCTTCGCCGCGGCGCTCGCCCTCGCGGACGAGGTCGTCGTCACGGGCATCTACAAGGCCCGCGAGGACGTCGACCCGTCGGTCACGGCCCGCACGATCACCGACCTGCTGCCGGCGACGGCGTCGGGCGGGGGCGTGCGTGCCGTCGATGACAAGCACGAGGCGGCCCGTGTCGTCGCCTCCCTGGCACGGCCCGGAGACCTCGTGATCACCGTGGGTGCGGGCGACGTCACGGACCTGGGGCCGGAGATCCTCGCCGCGCTCGCGCGCTGATCGGGCCCCGGAACGCCGGGAGGCCGGGCCGGTGGACGCGGACGGCCGGAGGTCGCGCCGCCGGAGGTCTGGACGCCGGACGCCGCCGAGTGCGGGCGGCCCGGCGGGGGATACCCGGATCGGGTGCGGGTCCGCGGCAGGATAGGCGCGTGCGTCCCCCTGCCCGGCCCCGCGTGCCTCCGAAGCCAGCCGTCGCGAAGCCCGCGGCGCCGGCGTCGAGCCCCCGAGGCCCGCGAGGACCGGGACGACGCAGCAGGGTGCCCGGACCGAGGCGATCCCGCGGCCCGCGACGGGCACGAACCCCCGCACGGGAGCGAACCCGCGCACCGGCGCCGGCCCGCGCACCGAGGCCGTGCCGCGCCCCCGCACGGGGTCGGTCCCGCGGACGGGCTCCATCCCGCGGACCGGCTCGACCCCGCAGCCGCGCGGCCAGGTCCGCGGCCGCCCCACGGTCTCGACGGCGATGACGCGCCGTCTCGCCGAGAAGCGGGCGATGCGGCGCCACCGCGTGCTCAAGACGCTCTCCCTGTGGACCGCCGCGGCCGTCGCGCTCGGCGTCGTCGTCTGGGGTGCGTTCTTCTCGCCGCTGCTCGCCCTGGACGCCCAGCGCGTCGAGATCACCGGCCAGGGAACGACGATCGACGTCGCCCAGGTCCAGGCCGTCGTGGCCGAGAAGGCGGGCATGCCGATGCCGCGCCTCGACACCATCGACCTGCGCAACCGGATCCTCGAGCTGGGCGGTGTCAAGGACGTCAGGATCACGCGCGCCTGGCCGCACGGGCTCGGCGTGGCGCTCACGTCGCGCGAGCCCGTTGCGGCGGTCCCGGCCGACGACGGCGTCGCGCTCGTCGACGCCGACGGCGTCCGCGTGGGCACGGTGCCCGACCGGCCGGAGGGCCTCCCGGAGGTCCGGGTGGGCCTCGGCGCCGACGACGCGCCCGCGCTCCAGGCCGCGCTGCGCGTGCTCGCAGGCCTGCCGCCCGAGCTCGCGTCGCAGGTCACGCGCGTGACCGCGACCACGCGCGACGACGTCCAGACGACGCTCGCCTCGGGCCAGACCGTCAAGTGGGGGAGCGACCAGCGCATGGCGCTCAAGGTCGCCGTCGTCCAGACCCTGCAGCAGGCGGCGCCCGACGCGTCGGTGTACGACGTGCGGTCGCCGGACCTCCCGGTGACCCGTTGACCGTCACGCCGCCCGACGCGCGGACCACGCGGAGGCGACACGCCGGACCGCATCCCGCCCGGGTCACACCGGGCCGCTTACCGTCGGACGCAGCAGCAACCTGACATAACTCTGACCCTCAAGTCGAACCTTAGGGTTGGCCGACGAGGGCCCGGGGGAGTCGGGGACGAGGATCGACCCGAGAGGCATCGACGTGGCAACTCCGCAGAACTACCTGGCAGTGATCAAGGTGGTGGGTATCGGCGGCGGCGGCGTGAACGCTGTGAACCGCATGATCGAGGTCGGGCTCAAGGGCGTCGAGTTCATCGCGATCAACACCGACGCCCAGGCGCTGCTGATGTCGGACGCCGACGTCAAGCTCGACGTCGGGCGCGAGCTCACGCGCGGCCTCGGCGCCGGCGCCGACCCCGAGGTCGGGCGCAAGGCGGCCGAG
Coding sequences:
- the murG gene encoding undecaprenyldiphospho-muramoylpentapeptide beta-N-acetylglucosaminyltransferase, giving the protein MSDSPVQSVVLAGGGTAGHVNPLLAVADELRAREPGAKVLVLGTTTGLEADLVPARGYPLWPVPRVPLPRRPSADLLTLPGKLSAAVKAAEAAIDQIDAQAVVGFGGYVSTPAYLAARRRGVPVVIHEQNARPGLANKLGARWAARVGLTFEGTALRGGVVTGLPLRREIAALVDQRDADAAGTRVAAADALGLDPTRPTLLVTGGSSGALSVNAAVVGAAAELLAAGAQVLHLTGRGKDGPVREALARIDPLTDTDRYHVREYLSEMHHALAVADLVVARSGAGTVCELAALGIPAVYVPLPVGNGEQRLNATPLVRAGGGLLVDDADLTPAWVAAHVPALLADTARLAAMAEAARSTGVRDAAARVADLVEQAVAEAGR
- the murC gene encoding UDP-N-acetylmuramate--L-alanine ligase → MSAALPVEHLGRVHLIGVGGAGVSVVARLLAACGVDVQGSDAADGPALAALREDGVRVWVGHDAAHVVGADGSPLVDTVVVSSAVRETNPELAAARAAGIRVLHRSEALASLMLGQRAVAVAGAHGKTTTSAMVATVLRAAGVDASFAIGGTVRVRADDGSVTAVPGGHRGTSDVLVAEADESDGSFLNYAPTVAVVTNVEPDHLDHYGTREAFDAAFVAFAGRLRPGGVLVACADDAGATALAAAHRANGGTVVTYGTTPDADVVVRDVVSGADGASATVSGGPLGDAPQPLRLAVAGAHNVLNAAAAVVTAALLGTPAADAVAGASAFVGTGRRFEPRGAAGDVRVVDDYAHHPTEIEALLRAARPVAGDGRVLVLFQPHLYSRTRIFADRFAAALALADEVVVTGIYKAREDVDPSVTARTITDLLPATASGGGVRAVDDKHEAARVVASLARPGDLVITVGAGDVTDLGPEILAALAR
- the ftsW gene encoding putative lipid II flippase FtsW, which produces MAVTTSTGSGTHERQWLGQWNSAVTSYYSLTGATGLLLVVGLIMVLSSSTITSIAAGHSPYAEFVRQGQFFLMGLPVMIVAARLPVRWYKRFAWPALLVALGLQSLTLIPALARTQGGNSGWISLGGFTMQPAEVGKLALTIWLGHVLGRKQRMLGKWSHTLLPAAPGAVLVIGLVLLGHDLGTALVVCGLVLGAFWVAGAPARLLALGGGMAAVIVGYVFVLGSSNRVSRILAAYDPNCDVTSICYQTQHGLFALGTGGLFGVGLGASREKWRYLPEAHNDFIYAIIGEELGLFGTLMVLGLFVALGIAMSRVVRRHPDPFVKITTAAVACWVVGQAFINIGVVIGIIPVIGVPLPLVSAGGSALVTTMAALGMVISFARSEPGAAEALAARGSVVRRSLAVLGVRRRPGRRR
- a CDS encoding cell division protein FtsQ/DivIB, giving the protein MTRRLAEKRAMRRHRVLKTLSLWTAAAVALGVVVWGAFFSPLLALDAQRVEITGQGTTIDVAQVQAVVAEKAGMPMPRLDTIDLRNRILELGGVKDVRITRAWPHGLGVALTSREPVAAVPADDGVALVDADGVRVGTVPDRPEGLPEVRVGLGADDAPALQAALRVLAGLPPELASQVTRVTATTRDDVQTTLASGQTVKWGSDQRMALKVAVVQTLQQAAPDASVYDVRSPDLPVTR